TTAGTttaaattctacattttcatCTAATGCAAAATGTTTTGATAAATCCTTCATATCTTTCATGCGTACTTCATCTTCAAAATTTCGACAAGAACCAATAAGAATTAAACGAATCTGGCAAGATCATGTAACATTACAATAAAAGCTACTAATATGAAacctttattatttatatcattatattatattaaacttaCTTTTTCccaaatttcttctttaacgaTTGATCTAAGTTCATACATGGCTCTCAACATTAATGGATGATTCTTTTCTGGTCTAAATTGTGCAACTGATattatacgaatattattacatttttcatcaTCATTGAGAAGTGGCAGTGATGTTAAGTGCTTTACATTGCAAGGTGGATAAATTTTATGAGTTTTCAATGGACATTTCCAAATTGTGTTAATATGTTCTTCAGTCCATGAGGAATTAACCATTACAATTTCTGCCCTACTGCCAACCCAACCATATATCTGAAGTAATTGTTGTAAATTATATCATCAAagcataattaattaataatctttatatacatacaagtccaaataatttataataaacaagTTTAGCTGCTGATAAAAATGGATTTCTAGCTATAACTCTTTTATTAGTATGAGAGATAACTCTTCTATAAACATGTCTCAACATATCAGTTGAAATTGTGGGATAGTGAGTATATGTTGCTACTCGACACCCaccaatatatttaaataatggaTATGTAAATGCATAACCCATGGTATCAATGTAAATGTCTAAAACAATATTTGATATGTCATGTAACATAACATATggtatttataaaacaattattaaaacagatatgaaataaaattttacctgGTACAAAACTATTTAAAGCTTCAATACCTAACCAAATTGATCCCAAACTCTGTCCTAAAAGTGTAAAATATGGATACATTGAAGGTTCCACCCATTTGCGCCTATGTaagtatacaaatttaattttatgctcaattttatagttaaatacattttctgccttatttaaaatttgttctGGATGTGCATCAAGATCCCCAGTGTAAATAACTATGCATACATTAGGATATctgatgaaaataataatttaaacatatgataattaattaaagttatggtaaataatgtaattattatttattttattaatttatttaaaatagttaTACCTGGTTTGTATAGCATTCACAGCAGCCCAAAGTACTCTTTCACCTCCTCCACCTGAATTACAATACGGATGAAAGAAACCTACAACCGTTTCCTTATGTGATCTTTCCATTCGACTTTTGGAATATTGCTTTTTCcatgttattaataaaataggtaaaataataaatatacataatattttacatatgaCTATTACTAGCaacatatttaataagaaaacCATACGCATCCTGAAAGAGTACAAAATTGTTAGACATACACATAACATTTACTAGAAAAGATTTTAagctaaaatatattattctcaCAACAAAGAGGTACAAATCTTacatgagaaaataaaaattcattttttgatttttaaaacactataaaatttaacgaattGATTTTCTACGTGCTTTTTTACAATGTTTTATGTCAATtaatgtaacaaaatattttcaaccaAACCATAGCTTAATTTGATCACACACGCATTtactaacaattttttttcattgtaattattattgtgCTTATTGCctcatatattatttaatatacgcAAATATATATTGGCtttcatataattaatatgataATTAATGCAATTCAATGCTCCTTTGAAGTAATGTATACCATACATTTGCAACatacaaatttctaattttattttttaatttatatcgattttgtctctactttttaattataggCTAGACTAACAGCTGTTAAGAGTAGACGACATTTGAATTCAATATTATTCACAGGTGTTACGTTAAATTTAGTAGAATATCATCTAAAAAcgtaagaattttaatattcattctgtattatattaaaggttctttacaattataaataatttttgttgttattatatgaaatatataattacataaaaatttagttttttaaattaaacacaGACttcatttcgaatttttaattatgccgcttaaattctattttaccacttttattttatagcttTATATacgagaaagaaatgaaattaaaaaataaaataaattaaatctttttttaatcaaagaagaaatttccTTTCTGTTTTAATCTTTAATCTAGGCGTCAATTTCAATTCATATATCTCTGAGACTAACCAAACCCTTTTCAAATCTCATTGGTGGAAGTTTGCCATGgatgtaaaaatatgttattgtatattataaaggAGTGCGTAAACGAGCTCAGAAAGCCGAAAAATATAGGAATAGAAAAAGATCGCTGCAAAAAGCCTCCTGTATTCTTGCTTATAATAATGCAAGCACATTCGTACAGTATGTAACTATGTAACACCGATCAACAAGCGGCGTTAGTGAGCTTGCCTGATTAGACAAAAAGAGAAGGGAGATCAATGCAACGTTCtgtttctatttccatatcgcACTCATTTACGCGGTAACACATGTCCAGCTTGTATGTATAGacgtatatgtaaatattcaaatgCATTCGATGAAACATCAAACGAAATGCGTAAAGAAAcaactatatatatgtatttaatttatatcagcttgtatgtatatatatacgtattttcaCCACATTGCTAAAAGCAGAGGAAATCCGCCATACTTTCCTGTGTCTTCCAATATTTTCTGAGTGAAGCTACATTGGACAGGCAGTTTTTGTCTCATTCGTGACAAAATTACGTGATTAAAACTGTTCAACGGTACATTAACAATCCATTTTAATATTGTTTCTTTATGTAACTCGTACATTATTCATGTCCTTTTTTAAACTCAGAAATGCGTTGTTTACCGCGTAGTGCATTCTATGTGTCATGATTTGTTTATTGATTACGACGCattcataatatttacttACTGAGAATACCTTTCGATCTAAGTCATATTgtcatttatttgaaatctaATTGATTTACTTAATTTGTGTATTAAAGAAACTATGAAATTCAATTGATCGCTgtacaatatttctttccgaagaaaaaagaattccaatttGTACCAAAATAGATTAGTTTGTAAATACATGGATTATTTTAGGAAACTGTACGAATCAAAATGTatgttatttagaaaaattcattttacgttacaatctttgtatactttataatgaaaatattaattcgtatatttattttaatatcattgtGTGTTTAATTTCAGATATGATTTCACATTATATTTGGTACGTTATACATGGGTTAAATTAAGCAAGAATTTGTAAAAGTATCATTTCTTGTGCAAATGTAAACAAGTTTGGAATAAGTTTAAGTTTTCCAAAATGATAGACACAACTATAAATTCTTGTAGTAATTCAAATGCTTTGCTTGGAATAGATCAAGCGTGTTTCAgtattttgaatttatatattaatccTGTTATCTTCTATGCAATAGCATGGGAAGCTTACACAGTATGTATTCATATATAcacaattttgaaattaatttatatatatcaaacACAATTAGTAATatctaaattatatataaattattgatttGTAGGGTAATGGTGTCCCATTGGCTACTTTAAAACCAAACAGTAATACAAGTTTGACAATAAGCACAAAGTACCCATTACACATATATTATCAAACTGTTGAACcacataaaaattatgaatattgtCAGTAAGTATCCTTTCTTCTTATAGGAACAGAAAAAGTGTTACAAGCCATTTTCTCAGAAACCATAGCTGATATtgactaattttttttttaatttcaatggtACAAGGAGACTGATTATTTTTGGTGCAAGAGATTTTTCTAACATGACTGCTAGGGGGTCGGTGAAAGCCCCCTtgctttttttaaatcaaatgcatattaatttctttatttatttggatagTTGTTCTGACACTGCAAAACATTTGTTTTAAagcatttttcattattctgcGTAATTAAAGAGTTATAGCGAGAAAAGGATCTAAAGGAAGACTATGCAGAGACATCAAAGgataattaaaatagatatatcCTACGGtacaattcattttattaaatgtctAAAGTGAAAACTGTTGACAtctaaacatttatttattttttgtatgatattattttgtacatttgataatattattgCAGTTATAGATTTACAGACATTTAGTATTCTTCTCCTTATATCTTCTTTTGTTATAAGTGTTGTACTCATAACTTATAAATGTTTAGAAGTGAACGTCatcattttaaatactttcagaaaattttgtttcagaaAAATCTTTTGTACCATAAATAAACAATCCCCTTGTATCAtgatactaaaaaaaaaaattaatatctgcTATGGTTTTCAAGAAAACAGGTTGTAACACTTTATCTGTATATATCTGATATGCACTTTCATCcaactatatatttatttccaacCATCTTTGTAGCACAACTTACACCTTCAAGGAATATGGTAGTTATGGATGGAATATATCACATGATGATACATgttctaatatttatgtaatacatGAACCAAGAAATAGCTACTTTCgtaagtaatatttaataatatattttcataatcgtGGTTCGTCATAAAATACTAACAACTCTAATActaacaaatttcttttacagCAATTTTGACAGCatttatgatatatatgttattagcAGTCACATGGACAACATCTAAAGTTATTATACGAGTAATAAGAGGAAAATTGTCTCCCAACAATGTATATGATGTAGGTATAGCTTGatatattattgtacatttccattttatttaatttaatattattctagGATTTGAATAGACTTCAAGAAGAGAATACAACACATCCAGTAATTAGAGTTACGAAATTCAGCAGTAGAATACAATCAGTAGACGCGTTTAGAgggtatttatatatttttgcttgTTTCTCGCGTATTTGCCATCTtagatatattacatatattattacagaaTTGCAATATTATTGATGATATTTGTCAATAATGGAGGAGGAAAGTACGTCTTCTTCAATCATAGTGCTTGGTTTGGACTTTCCGTAGCTGATTTAATACTTCCttggtaattaattatttatattatgtttaatcTTCCAAAAAGTACAATAAATAACTTGTAGGTTTGCATGGATTATGGGTATGTCGATAACAATCTCAAAACGGGCAGAACTTCGTTTAACAACATcacgtgtgaaaataactTTATGTTGCCTTCGACGATCAGCGATATTAATTCTTCTCGGATTAATGTTAAATTCAATTGATAGTAAATCTTTAAACGATCTTCGTTTTCCTGGTATTCTTCAGTTACTAGCTGTGTCGTATTTCGTATGCGCCATATTGGAAACAATCTTCATGAAACCTCATTCTCAGGTTTGAATATAATCATTTTTGTTACGTATAGTTTTTACATTTATCTAATTGGTATCTACAAAAATTACTCATTAGGATATCTTACTCCAGTTCGGCCGTTTCGCTATATTCCGAGACATCTTAGATAGCTGGCCTCAATGGTTAATTATGGCAGGCATTATGACTACGCACACATTAATTACATTCTTCCTCCATATACCGAATTGCCCGACGGGTTACTTTGGACCAGGtggaaaatatcattattatgGAAAATACATGAATTGCACCGCTGGCGCAGCTGGCTACATAGATAGATTGATCTTTGGAAATCACacatattctaaaataaaagacTCTATTTATGGTCAGATCTTACGTTATGACCCTGAAGgtatattgtttatatatggctataaaaaaattgtttgtatataatttaatatccaTGACTACAATTAAATTGCAGGATTGATGAACACTATATCGgctatatttattgtttatttggGAGTTCATGCTGGCAAAATTTTATTGCTATATTATCAGGGTAATGCTAGGCTGATTAGGTGGTTCTTATGGGCAGTATTTACAGTGAGttgacagaaataaattttttcgaaAGGCAAAGTAATTCCCactaacaaaaaatattattttctaggGTATTATTGCTGgaattttatgcaatttcgAAAGCGAAGGAGGAGTGATTCCAGTTAGCAAAAGGATGATGACATTATCGTACGTTTTGACTTGTTCTAGTTTTGCTTTTTTGTTGTATGCACTCTTATACTTTCTTATTGACTATAAACAATTCTGGAGTGGAGCTCCTTTTATTTATGCTGGTATGTATTAATGCAAAAAGAAActgttatataaataaatattcttttttatatgaaactatataattattgttttttataGGGATAAATCCAATTTTTCTATACGTTGGTCACGTTTTGACAAAAGATTTATTCCCATGGGCGTGGAATATCGCTCATCCTTCCCATGCTTCTCTTCTGACTATGAATTTATGGACAACAACTTTATGGGCAATAATTGCATATCTTCTTTATAGGAAAGATATTATCATAACtatttaaaagtatatctATCAGCGTAATAACATCTATTATTGCCTTAACATGAatgaaacatttcttttttgttctataaaacgtaaaaaagaaaaaggtctTTTTATAGAACAGAAAAGAAATGTTAGATAACTGTATTATAggcaaagaaatataataatgcaAGAAAAGAATTAGTGACACATTTACATTTGAGAACATTGTTAACattgattaataaatattagggAGAAAGGTAATTATTctacttttaaataattattttaagtttattaaagttatattaaatttttataaataaagacaATGAACAAATCcttgtttcattattttaacaattaaattttaataattgttattggtaaataatcagaatattatataaataactaatatattataattcttcGTATACGATAAATATCATTACTTATGAATTTCGATCTTTTGGttctttatatggtaatttgAGAATTCGAAAAATGTCTTCTTCACATGAGATTTTTTCTGCCTCCCCTGGAGTTCCtacattatatgtaatataaatatgtagattTATTCATACTGCAAAAATTTTCGCTTTTAATTACATACCTTCAGGTGTTAGACGTTTTAGCGTATATTCATTTAAAGTATAGTTTTTCTCCAAAGCATGCGCTCTCATACTCTTATTAAAAAGATCGTTTCCAGTAAAATAAAGTACAGCGCAATAGTATTGATCATAAGGTGCAAGTCTGATATCAAGTCTCCTAAATGGTTTTTTATCATTACTGGGAATTTGACAGACACCCTAAAATTAAGATGTTTTCAAACATAATTTCTTTgtctaaattgaattaaatgatTAATGTACCATGAATTTTGTTTGCCCAAGAGATATtgtatttacaattaattttcttttttcaagaCATTCCACAACATCTTTAAGTGGAGTCTTTTTCTTTGATTCTTTCTCTTTGGATGTATATGTAGGGTGTGTTAACAAAACATCAATATCCCCACTTTCCTCTTTTCCACGCCTGTAACTTCCACAAatagttataatatattctttgtttaaCTTTACAATAgaatcttttataattttttcaatctGCTCAATCTCCTTTCTAggaattcttttttcaaaatcttcaaaatatctaaaaagaaacttatgattattaagaaatattaattatgaagaaataataagTATTATGCATCTGATTATTCTATACTTAAGCCCAATTTTTTGGTgatgatttaatttttcttgatGCTTCTTCAAATCATCTAAAGTCTTAATACCACTATCTACTAATTCTTTGGCTTTTGTAGGTCCAATGCCAGACACACGagtcaataaattaattgcaacATTGCTTTCATCCTTGTTAATCTGTAAAAATAACAACTTTAAGAAtcaatacaaaaagaaaaactaaagtatattttgttattaaaaaaataaattaagataaataCATCTTCCAACTTTTGTAACTTTCCAGTATTAAGAAACTCGTCAATTTTTTTAGCAATTTTTTCTCCAATTCCTGGTAATTTTCTTGCTTCCTGGCCGCTTTTTACTCTCTCTGATAATGTACTTAAGGTACTTGCTGCTTTACGATAGGCATtatacttataaatatttttgctaacATTCCGCTCATAATCTGCTAACTCTGTAATTtcattatgtaaatttatacatcAATTACTAATTGTATGTgatagttataaatatttaaataataattctaaattttctaTGATACAAACTCTAAGGTTACAAATAATGGCAAATAAAAGTATACCTTTATTAAGTGATTGgaacttttacttttattattttccataatagtttcattaatgaaaaaaaaatatatatatatatataacaaattatttaccCATAAGAAAATCACATAAATCTTGATTCGGACTTCCTACATTATCACTGGCCTTTCGCTTCCCCATCTTATTgtacaaaattgtatatacaaacaagtttaatttattaaattttttatcaagtAACTCTTTTTTCAAAAGAACGCAAAAAGGAACTGACATATGTAATGATTCTCGTTTACGTATACATctatattaattctatttcacATTTCACATCTATGTGAATGTTGACCAATGACTGAacgtttattttatgtttctatttcaaatattcaggcgaaatttttcgaaaatcgaTCAAAgattcaaaaaatataacaacatTAAATTAAccatttcataattaataaatttttttctgagtattaaaacttaatattacgttacttttatataatctACATAATTGTATGAATACAATAATAGTtggatattattaaaatgaaaaataataagtcAAGTTTTAacatgttatatttatatattttgggtgaacgtatatacattttcacaCACAAATATAAACCATCTCTTCTAAAAGAATTAACAATGTTCTGCTACATTAATACAGCGATCATaatctcttttaatttatttaaacaggAGAAATATAGATGACTTTCAATATAGATGACTTTCAATATAGATGACTTTCAATATAGATGACTTTCAATATAgatgatttttaatatatataattttcaatatagaTGACACTTTATGTACTTACGTTTACATTTAATATTGTACTATAGATTATAATGGGTAAAAAAGGGATTTACACACTATACAGAAGATATATTACTTCAGCCTTGTAATTTGCAACTACGAActtatttaaacgaaaaacaaataaatatagcaTCGTGTTAAAATACTATTTCTAAATactaaatttaacaaataggTGGTTTATATAAGCCATGAACATACCACAAATGAAGTTGTTCGTTTTTAAGTGTTAACCACATTTAAATATTAGGAACATATTTTAAGAATTACGTTATTGATATTTGATAATAAGTAAATCTTCCTTGTTAAACATCAAATTACCATTCCATTCAAAACTTGACATGGATAGTAACAGAATCACTT
The genomic region above belongs to Bombus fervidus isolate BK054 chromosome 19, iyBomFerv1, whole genome shotgun sequence and contains:
- the Alg11 gene encoding ALG11 alpha-1,2-mannosyltransferase isoform X1 encodes the protein MNFYFLMMRMVFLLNMLLVIVICKILCIFIILPILLITWKKQYSKSRMERSHKETVVGFFHPYCNSGGGGERVLWAAVNAIQTRYPNVCIVIYTGDLDAHPEQILNKAENVFNYKIEHKIKFVYLHRRKWVEPSMYPYFTLLGQSLGSIWLGIEALNSFVPDIYIDTMGYAFTYPLFKYIGGCRVATYTHYPTISTDMLRHVYRRVISHTNKRVIARNPFLSAAKLVYYKLFGLIYGWVGSRAEIVMVNSSWTEEHINTIWKCPLKTHKIYPPCNVKHLTSLPLLNDDEKCNNIRIISVAQFRPEKNHPLMLRAMYELRSIVKEEIWEKIRLILIGSCRNFEDEVRMKDMKDLSKHFALDENVEFKLNIPYSELLLEFQRAMIGLHTMWNEHFGISIVECMAAGLIVVAHGSGGPRADIIETQPGSQNGFLATEAEEYAKIMAHIINMHPEDRNAIRTVARASVDRFSDEMFEREFLRTIEPFFRQKQE
- the LOC139996912 gene encoding DNA polymerase beta isoform X2, with protein sequence MSVPFCVLLKKELLDKKFNKLNLFVYTILYNKMGKRKASDNVGSPNQDLCDFLMELADYERNVSKNIYKYNAYRKAASTLSTLSERVKSGQEARKLPGIGEKIAKKIDEFLNTGKLQKLEDINKDESNVAINLLTRVSGIGPTKAKELVDSGIKTLDDLKKHQEKLNHHQKIGLKYFEDFEKRIPRKEIEQIEKIIKDSIVKLNKEYIITICGSYRRGKEESGDIDVLLTHPTYTSKEKESKKKTPLKDVVECLEKRKLIGVCQIPSNDKKPFRRLDIRLAPYDQYYCAVLYFTGNDLFNKSMRAHALEKNYTLNEYTLKRLTPEGTPGEAEKISCEEDIFRILKLPYKEPKDRNS
- the Alg11 gene encoding ALG11 alpha-1,2-mannosyltransferase isoform X2 — protein: MRMVFLLNMLLVIVICKILCIFIILPILLITWKKQYSKSRMERSHKETVVGFFHPYCNSGGGGERVLWAAVNAIQTRYPNVCIVIYTGDLDAHPEQILNKAENVFNYKIEHKIKFVYLHRRKWVEPSMYPYFTLLGQSLGSIWLGIEALNSFVPDIYIDTMGYAFTYPLFKYIGGCRVATYTHYPTISTDMLRHVYRRVISHTNKRVIARNPFLSAAKLVYYKLFGLIYGWVGSRAEIVMVNSSWTEEHINTIWKCPLKTHKIYPPCNVKHLTSLPLLNDDEKCNNIRIISVAQFRPEKNHPLMLRAMYELRSIVKEEIWEKIRLILIGSCRNFEDEVRMKDMKDLSKHFALDENVEFKLNIPYSELLLEFQRAMIGLHTMWNEHFGISIVECMAAGLIVVAHGSGGPRADIIETQPGSQNGFLATEAEEYAKIMAHIINMHPEDRNAIRTVARASVDRFSDEMFEREFLRTIEPFFRQKQE
- the LOC139996908 gene encoding heparan-alpha-glucosaminide N-acetyltransferase isoform X2 produces the protein MIDTTINSCSNSNALLGIDQACFSILNLYINPVIFYAIAWEAYTGNGVPLATLKPNSNTSLTISTKYPLHIYYQTVEPHKNYEYCHTTYTFKEYGSYGWNISHDDTCSNIYVIHEPRNSYFPILTAFMIYMLLAVTWTTSKVIIRVIRGKLSPNNVYDDLNRLQEENTTHPVIRVTKFSSRIQSVDAFRGIAILLMIFVNNGGGKYVFFNHSAWFGLSVADLILPWFAWIMGMSITISKRAELRLTTSRVKITLCCLRRSAILILLGLMLNSIDSKSLNDLRFPGILQLLAVSYFVCAILETIFMKPHSQFGRFAIFRDILDSWPQWLIMAGIMTTHTLITFFLHIPNCPTGYFGPGGKYHYYGKYMNCTAGAAGYIDRLIFGNHTYSKIKDSIYGQILRYDPEGLMNTISAIFIVYLGVHAGKILLLYYQGNARLIRWFLWAVFTGIIAGILCNFESEGGVIPVSKRMMTLSYVLTCSSFAFLLYALLYFLIDYKQFWSGAPFIYAGINPIFLYVGHVLTKDLFPWAWNIAHPSHASLLTMNLWTTTLWAIIAYLLYRKDIIITI
- the LOC139996908 gene encoding heparan-alpha-glucosaminide N-acetyltransferase isoform X1; this encodes MIDTTINSCSNSNALLGIDQACFSILNLYINPVIFYAIAWEAYTGNGVPLATLKPNSNTSLTISTKYPLHIYYQTVEPHKNYEYCHTTYTFKEYGSYGWNISHDDTCSNIYVIHEPRNSYFPILTAFMIYMLLAVTWTTSKVIIRVIRGKLSPNNVYDDLNRLQEENTTHPVIRVTKFSSRIQSVDAFRGIAILLMIFVNNGGGKYVFFNHSAWFGLSVADLILPWFAWIMGMSITISKRAELRLTTSRVKITLCCLRRSAILILLGLMLNSIDSKSLNDLRFPGILQLLAVSYFVCAILETIFMKPHSQDILLQFGRFAIFRDILDSWPQWLIMAGIMTTHTLITFFLHIPNCPTGYFGPGGKYHYYGKYMNCTAGAAGYIDRLIFGNHTYSKIKDSIYGQILRYDPEGLMNTISAIFIVYLGVHAGKILLLYYQGNARLIRWFLWAVFTGIIAGILCNFESEGGVIPVSKRMMTLSYVLTCSSFAFLLYALLYFLIDYKQFWSGAPFIYAGINPIFLYVGHVLTKDLFPWAWNIAHPSHASLLTMNLWTTTLWAIIAYLLYRKDIIITI
- the LOC139996912 gene encoding DNA polymerase beta isoform X1 → MSVPFCVLLKKELLDKKFNKLNLFVYTILYNKMGKRKASDNVGSPNQDLCDFLMELADYERNVSKNIYKYNAYRKAASTLSTLSERVKSGQEARKLPGIGEKIAKKIDEFLNTGKLQKLEDINKDESNVAINLLTRVSGIGPTKAKELVDSGIKTLDDLKKHQEKLNHHQKIGLKYFEDFEKRIPRKEIEQIEKIIKDSIVKLNKEYIITICGSYRRGKEESGDIDVLLTHPTYTSKEKESKKKTPLKDVVECLEKRKLIVNTISLGQTKFMGVCQIPSNDKKPFRRLDIRLAPYDQYYCAVLYFTGNDLFNKSMRAHALEKNYTLNEYTLKRLTPEGTPGEAEKISCEEDIFRILKLPYKEPKDRNS